CAAGAAGAAGACGGGCTGGCCCACAAGGTTCTTGCCAAGGCCAACCTCGACAGCGACCAGATTCTCGACGATCTAGAGACCTTTGCCCAGCGCCAGGCCCGCGTGCGCCCCGGTGTCGACAACAACCTCTACCTAGGCCAGAGCCTCGATCGCATGCTCGACGGAGCTGAGGCGGCGCGCCAAACCCTCAAAGACAAGTTCATCTCAGTTGAACACCTGCTGCTGGGCTTTCAGGAAGACGAGCGCATCGGGCGGCGGCTACTGCGGGGCTTTAACGTCGAAGGCCCTGAGCTAATGGCGGCGGTGCAAGCGGTGCGCGGTAGCCAAAAAGTCACCGACCAAAACCCCGAGCAGCAGTACGATGCCTTAGAGAAATATGGCATCGACCTCACTCAGCTCGCCCGCGACGGCAAGCTCGACCCCGTGATTGGTCGCGACGACGAGATCCGCCGCGTGATTCAGGTGCTGTCGCGACGCACGAAAAATAACCCAGTGGTGATTGGCGAACCGGGGGTGGGCAAAACGGCGATCGCCGAAGCCTTAGCCCAGCGCATCATCAACGGTGAGGTGCCCGAATCTCTCAAGGGCCGCACGCTAATTTCCCTTGACATCGGCGGGCTGATCGCCGGAGCCAAGTTTCGCGGCGAGTTTGAAGAACGACTGCGAATGGTGCTCAAGGAAGTCACCGACTCTGCTGGACAGGTAGTGCTGTTTATCGACGAGCTGCACACGGTGGTCGGGGCTGGAGCGGGCCAGGGCACCATGGATGCCAGCAACCTGCTCAAGCCCATGCTGGCGCGGGGCGAGCTGCGCTGCATTGGGGCTACCACCCTCGACGAATACCGCAAGCACATCGAAAAAGACGCCGCCCTAGAGCGTCGCTTTCAGCAGGTGTATGTGGGCCAGCCCAGCGCCGAAGACACCATCTCCATTCTGCGGGGCCTCAAAAAACGCTACGAGTCGTACCACGGCGTTGACATTGCCGACAGCGCCCTGGTGGCGGCGGCGGTGCTCTCTGACCGCTACATCGCCGATCGCTTTCTGCCCGATAAAGCCATCGATCTGGTGGACGAAGCCGCCGCCAAGCTCAAAATGGAAATCACCTCCAAACCCGAGGAACTGGAGGGCATCGAGCGCCGCCTAATGCAGATTGAAATGGAAAAGCTCTCGCTGGAGGCCGAAAACGGCTCCATGACCAAGGCCTCGCGCCAGCGCCTCAGCCGCATTGAGCAAGAGATTGCCGAACTTCAGGCCAAGCAGCAGTCCTTCAGCGGTCAGTGGCAGAGCGAAAAGCAGGCCCTCGACGCCATTCACGCCCTCAAAGACGAAGAAGACCAGATTCGTCTGCAAATTGAGCAGGCCGAGCGCGCCTACGATCTCAACAAGGCCGCCAAACTCAAGTACGACAGTCTGGAGAAGATTCAGCGCGATCGCGAAACCTTAGAGGCCCAGCTAGTCGAAGTGCAGGCCAAGGGCAACACCCTGCTGCGCGAGCAGGTCACCGAGGCCGACATCGCCGAAATCGTCGCCAAGTGGACGGGCATCCCCGTCAACCGGCTGATGGAGTCAGAACGACAAAAGCTGCTTCAGCTCGAAGGCCACCTGCACGAGCGGGTGATCGGTCAAGACGAAGCCGTCGAGGCCGTGGCCGCCGCCATTCGCCGCGCCCGCGCTGGCATGAACGACCAGGGCCGTCCCCTCGGTTCCTTCCTGTTCATGGGGCCAACTGGGGTAGGTAAGACCGAACTAGCCCGCGCCCTGGCTGAGTTTCTCTTCGACACCGAAGACGCGCTAATTCGCATCGACATGTCGGAGTACATGGAGAAAAACGCCGTGTCGCGGCTGGTGGGGGCACCTCCTGGCTATGTCGGCTACGAAGACGGCGGCCAGCTCTCCGAGGCGGTGCGTCGCCACCCCTACTCAGTAGTGCTGCTCGACGAGGTCGAGAAAGCCCACCCCGACGTATTCAACATTCTCCTGCAGGTGCTCGATGACGGTCGCATCACTGACTCTCAGGGTCATCGCGTCGATTTCCGCAACACCGTGGTAATCATGACCAGCAACCTGGGCAGCGACCACATTTTAGAGCTGGCAGGCGACGACGATCGCTACGACGAAATGCGCGTCCAGGTGCTCAAGGCGCTGCAAAAGCAGTTTCGCCCCGAGTTTCTCAACCGAGTGGATGACCTCATCCTCTTCCACTCGCTGCGCAAGAGCGAGCTGCGCAAGATTGTGGCCCTGCAGATTCGCCGGGTGCAGCGCCGCCTAGCTGACCAAACCATCGGTTTGGAGATTGCCGATCCGGCGATCGACTTCATTGCCGAGAGCGGCTATGACCCGGTGTACGGAGCTCGTCCCCTTAAGCGAGCCATCCAGCGGCTGTTGGAAAACCCGATCGCCACCAAGATTCTAGAGACCACCTTTGCCCAGGGTGCGACCATCACGGTGGACTTGCAGGATGGCAAGCTGGAGTTTGATCACCGCGAACCTGCTCCTGCTGAAGTGCTAGCAGCGGCAGAGGACGAAGCTGCCAAGGTGGAGTCAGTGGTGAGAGGGTAGCGTCCAAGACCTTTCCTCAGTCAGGTTGTACACTTTTTTCTCAAAGTCATTCCCGATCTCAGCGGGGCTGACGGCGCTGGTCGGAAGACCGTTAGCTACACAAAGGACTACACCGAGAAGCGGCGGTGGGGCGATCGCTCCACCGCTTTAGCTTGCTATTGCGATAGATTCTTTGCTTCATCGACTATGGCGACTTCGCTTAAGACAAGAGTCACAGCTAGCGGCAGGAATTGGGGCAGCATACTGTCCCAAACAGTTGTGCAGCACTTATTTCAAAATTCTCTTGGGAATAGATGAAAAAAATTCTGTAACAAATTTGTCAATTTAATTTTCACATCAGGGCCTCTTAACGTAGCAAGGCCATAATTCTTCTCAACCCTGTAGTGCATGGTTCCGTCTTCGCTTAAATGCATTCTTTAGCAACAGGATCTTCCTATGCAGCTACGTTTTCTTGGTGCCGAATACGATTGTCAGTGGCCTAACATTGAAACCCGCGACGGTGAAGTGACGGGCAAATATCGGGGAGTCGTCTGGAGCGCTAAACACCACAGCGCCACAGTGGCGCCGACTACGCCTGTTACGCTCCGCTTTATGGGCCGCTCGTACCAAGGTCAGGTATAGCTGGTTAGACGACGCTTGGCTAATACGGTTTAGCTGTGGTTCTAAAAAAAGCCAGGACTCTTAGAGAATCCTGGCTTCAAAGTATTAACTAAACAGTAGCGACTATTCCACCCCTTCAATGCGGTCTTCCACTTCCTGATAGAGCTCTTGCAGCTTCTCCAGGTTTTCGTCGCTGGTTTCCCAGTAACCGCGTCCGTTCACTTCCAGCAGGGTCGAGACCATGCGGCGGAAGGAGTTAGGGTTGAGATCCATTAGGCGCTTGCACATCTCTGGGTCTTGGATGAAAGTGGTGTTGACATCTTCATAGACCCAGTTATCGACTGCCCCGGCAGTGGCCGACCAGCCCATAGTATTCACCAGGCGCTTCGACAGCTCGCGCACCCCTTCGTAGCCGTGGGAAAGCATCCCTTCGTACCACTTGGGATTGAGCATCTTGGTGCGGGCATCCAGTCTTACCGTTTCCGACAGGGTGCGCACCTGGGCGTTGGCGGTAGTGGTGTCGGCGATGTAGGCAGCCGGAGCCTTGCCGTCTTCGCGCAGGCTGGCCACCAACTTGGTGGGGTCAGAGTCGAAGTAGTGGGATACGTCGGTGAGGGAAATCTCCGACGAATCCAGGTTTTGGAAGGTGGCATCCGCCGTCTTCAGGGCCGACTCAAACAGGCCCCGATTGCTGTCCATGACGCCAGGGTTGTCGGAGTTGAAGGCAAAGGACTTGCGCTTCAGGTACATCTCCTGGAGTTCAGCTTCGTTCTCCCAAGTGCTGTTTTCCACCGCCAGGTTGATGTTGGAGGAATAAGAACCCGAGGCGTTAGAGAAGATGCGAGTAGCGGCTTCGCGGACCGAGAGACCCATTTCTGCCGCCTGCTCTAGGGCGTGCTTGCGGACAAAGTTCATCTCCAAAGGCTCGTCGGCTTCGGCGGCCATTTTCACAGCGCGATCGAGCAGGGCCATCTGGTTGATGAATAAATCCCGGAACACCCCAGAGCAGTTGACAACGATGTCGATGCGGGGGCGGCCCAGCTCTTCGAGGGAGAGCAGCTCCAGTTTATTCACCCGGCCCAAGGAGTCGGGCACAGGCTTGACGCCGACGAACCACATCATCTGGGCAAGGGATTCGCCGTAGGTTTTGATGTTGTCAGTGCCCCAGAGCACGGTGGCGATAGTCTCGGGATAGGCCCCGCCATTTTCCTGTCGCTGCCGCTCCAGCAATCTATCCACCACAATTTTGGCCGACTGTACAGCAGCGGTGGTTGGGATCGACTGGGGGTCGAGAGCGTGGATGTTTTTGCCAGTAGGCAGCACATCGGGGTTGCGAATTGGGTCGCCGCCGGGGCCGGGGAGCAGGTATTCACCTTCTAAGGCTTGCAGCAGTGCGCCCAGCTCGTTGTCGGCGCAGACCTGCTCTAGGCAAAACTCCAAGTATTCCATCAGGGGTTTGATGGCATCGGTGTCGACGTTCTTGTAGCCTACCTCGTGGAGGGCTTTGATCCAGGGTTCTTTGCGGCCAATATTGAGGAAGTTGAGCCGCGACACCATGGAGACGCGCCCTTCAGCATCGATTTGCTCATGGACGAGGGCGGCGATCGCAGCGCGTACCCCTTGGTTGATGTCGTAGAGCAGCTGCACGTCGGCGAGGTGGCCGCGATCGCTGTTCCCGTAGATGTCATCAATATCCCGGCCAATGCTCTCAGCGATGATCCGCTGGAGGCTCTTGATGCCGTCTTCTTCGCGATCGAGGCTGCCAATGTTGACCAGGGTGGCGATCGCCTCCTCAGCAGTGGGCGGCTTGCCCACCACGTGCAGACCGCAGGGCAGCAGGCGCGACTCAATCTCCATCAGCTTGATGTAGATCTTGCCCACCAAGCCATCGCGCTCTTCGTTAGAGAGTTCACCTGTGTCGCCCTCGGGTAGCACCACATCCTTATCCAAGTTGCAGATGCGCGCCGTCTCGATGATGGCGTTGACGATCTGCACGGCCCGACCGCTCTCCTTGTTGCTTTGGTAGGAGCCGATCAGCTCACTCAGCTCCTTGAGTCCTTTATAGAGACCCGCATTCTCAGCGGGGGGCGTCAGGTAGCTGATGGTTTCGGCATAGCCTCGACGCTTGGCGATCGTGGCCTCGGAGGGGTTGTTGGCGGCGTAGTAGTAGAGGTTGGGGATGCTGCCGATCAAGTTGTCGGGGTAGCAGGTACCCGACATGCCCATCTGCTTACCAGGCATGAACTCTAGAGAACCGTGGGTGCCAAAGTGCAGCACCGCATCCGCACCCCAGATTTTGTTCAGGTAAGTGTAGTAGGCGGCAAAGCCGTGGTGGGGGCTGGCGGAGCGGGAGAATAGCAGCCGCATGGGGTCGCCCTCGTAGCCAAAGGTAGGCTGCACGCCGATGAACACATTGCCAAAGGCCTTACCGTAAACCAGCATGTTCTCGCCGTCGGTGTTGAGGTTGCCCGGCGGTGGGCCCCAGTTTTCTTCTAGGCGTTCGGCGTAGGGGGTGAGGGCTTGGTACTCGCGCACCGGCATGCGGTAGGCGATGTTCAGCTCGGGGCTGTTGTACTGAGCCTGGGCGTCGTGGATGACTTCCTGTAGCAGGGCTTCGGGCGACTCGGGCAGATCCTGCACGTCGTAGCCGTTCTGCTTCATCGCCTCCAGCACTTTATAGATGGAGCCGAATACATCCAAGTAGGCGGCGGTGCCCACGTTGCCCTTGTCGGGGGGGAAGCTGAAGACGGTGATCGCCAGCTTTTTGTCGAGTTTGGGCTTGCGGCGCAGGTTAGCCCACTTCATCGCCCGTTGGGTAATGGATTCGATCCGATCCTGGAGCGAGATTGCCCGGCCGGTCAGACCGTCGCGGCCCGAAAGCACGATCGGTTCGATCGCCCCATCCAGCTCAGGAATCGCCATCTGTAGCGCCACCTGAATCGGGTGCAGGCCCAGGTCGCTGTCTTCCCACTCTTCGGTGGTCTGAAAGACCAGGGGCAGCGCCACCATGTAGGGACGGTTGAGGCGCTTGAGGGTTTCGATCGCCTTAGGGTGATCCTGCCGGGCAGGGCCGCCCACCAAAGCAAACCCGGTGAGAGAAACCACCGCATCGACAATGGTTTTGCTGTTGTCTACTGGGTCAAAAAAGTAGGCATTCACGGGCTTAGAAAAATCTAGACCGCCAGCAAACACGGGAATCACCTTCGCGCCCAGGTACTCAAACTCCTGCACCATGGCCACATAGTGGGCCTCATCCCCAGTAACCAAGTGGGTACGCTGGAGCACCAGACCAATGGTAGGAGCCAGGGGATCCTTGAGATCCTCAGAAATGTCGCGGCGGGAGGCGTGCCAGTTGAGGTACTCCTTGATGTCCTCAAACATGTGCGGCGCCATGGGGTGCCAGATGCCCATGTCGGGATAGGTGACGGGCTCTTGGTAATCGAGGCTTTCGGGCTGGGGAGCACCCTCGATTTGGCTGTCGGTGATCACGTAGCGATCGGCCAGCATGAGAAAGAAGTTTTCCAGGTTCTCGGGAGAACCGCCCAGCCAGTACTGAAAGCTGAGCATAAAGTTGCGCGCATCCTGGGCCTTTTCGACCGGCAGGTACTTGAGCACCGTGGGCAGGGTGCGCAGCAGCTTCAACATGGCATCTTGGAAACCCGCGCCCGACTTCTCCTTCCGCTTTTTCATGAAGGAGGCAATCATGCTCTTCGACTGGCCAAGCTGGGCCATGGAGAAGCTGCCCATCTTGTTGAGGCGCATTACCTGGGGCATGGAGGGGAAGCACACAGCCACGTCAAGGCCATCGCGCAGGGGGGCAACCGCTTCAACGACCTTGTCGGCCAAGTCTTCGATAAAGATTAACGAGGCGATAAATACGTTAGCCTCGGCCACATCCTGCTTAAACGCCGCGTAGTTGTTGGCATCGCGCAGTTCTTCAATCAGGTAGCCGTTGACCTCGAAGGCCACTTGAGAGTTGCTGGCGTTGATCGACCGGATGGCCGAGGACAAAGAGCTCTGGTATTGAGGCTCTAGAACCACATAGACCACCTTAACCAGACGCCGCCCGTTGAGGTCATCGGGGGCAATGTGGCGAACAGTGGGCTTGACGTGGGTGAACATGCAGTAAAACTCCTTTCGCGGCTAAGTCTGGGGGTGAGAAGGCTGCGGGCGCAGAATCAGCAACAGTAAGCAGGGCAGACCGCAGACAAACTCTGGGGATTGTATAGGAAATATTTCGTAACGAAAGCAAAATCAATGATGTCTTTCATGTTTGTATCAGAAAACCTTGCCAGATAAGGATTCGAGCGTTTAGGTGACACAATTTGAAATAAATCAGCTTGAGCTTTGTTAACAAAATTTACAGTACGGTGGGATCACTCCTCGCATTTTCGTAACAAAATATTAATTAAACACTGGTCAAAGAAATATATCTTGCCCAATCAGCCCTTGACCCTACAGCGGGCTGGAATGTGTAGCCTAAGACAACAAGGCATTTGGGAGACGAACCATGCGATTGAGACAGCCTTTAGCGACGATGCTGGCCCTAGCTACCTTGGTACCGCTAGCCTCTTGCGGCACCAGCAATATGGAAGCCATGCATGAAGGACATGCCGACGAAGATAGGGCTGAGGAGCCCATGATGCACGGCGGTCACGCAGGTGGTCATGCCATGGATCTTGGCCCTGCCGACGCCACCTATGATCTGCGCTTCATTGACGGCATGATTCCCCACCATGAGGGAGCTGTGGTAATGGCTGAGGCAGCCCTAGAGAATTCTCAGCGTCCCGAAATTCGCCAGCTGGCAGAAGACATTATTGCTGCCCAGCAGGTGGAAATTGCTCAAATGCAAGAGTGGCGAGCGGCTTGGTACCCCGATGCCCCCGCCGAGCCGGTGATGTACCACGCTGAAATGAAGCACGACATGGCCATGAGCGAAGAGATGATCTCAGCCATGCGCATGGATATGGATTTGGGCGGTGCTGATGACGAATTCGACCTACGGTTTATCGACGCGATGATTCCCCACCACGAGGGGGCGGTGGCGATGGCAGAAGACTTGAAGGGAAAGAGCAGCCGACCTGAACTGCTGACCCTGGCCGATGAGATCATTACCTCTCAGCAGGCCGAGATCGATCAGATGCAGCAGTGGCGACAGGATTGGTATGGGCAGTAGGGCAAAAGCGCTTCCCCTGTCTTGCTCAGGTGGTAGGCCTTGAGGGACTGGTACTGGCGGTGCGCAGCAGTTCCACGCACTCGACCGCTCTTTGCACTCTGACCTTTTCCTTCTCCCGTAGCTCAGGGGGGTCGCTGTCCCGCAGGTAGAGCCGTTGACAGGTGTCGAGGGCGGTCAGGGCAATATCTAGGGCTGTATGCCCTTCGGCATTCTGAAGAGCCAAATTGGTGCCCGCCTCGATCAGGTCTTCCACCAGGGATACATTAGCCACATCGTAGACATAGGCCCGCACCGCTCCCATCAGGGGAGTCCAGCCCTCGTCGTTGACCGCATTGGGGTCGGCCCCAGAGTTGAGGAGGCAGCGCATCGCAGTGTAGTTTGGCCCCAGGCTGTTCCAGGTCCAATCCTCTGCGACGGCTAGGTGTAGCAAAGTCAGGCCTTCTTCACCCCGTAGTTTGGGGTCGCATCCCGCCTCCAGCAACAGGTCGAAGCTACGGACAATGTCTTGATCGAACTCACGGTTCCAGCGGCTGCATAGCCCCTCTAGAGGCGATCGCCCCCAATGGGGATCACTGCCACACTGAAGTAGCCGCTGAATCATTGAGGAGGCATAGTCTATCACCTCATTGAAAGCGGCGTCGTACAAGCGGGTACGATTCTCCCAGCACTGGGCGGAATTCGGATCAGCGCCGTGGGCGATGAGCAGGTGTAGTACCTCTAGCAACGCCGCCTCGTTGGGAAAATTGAAGCCTACTTCTCTCGCAAGGAGGTGTTGAAAGGCGTCGTTGTTGTTGTCGTCGCAAGAATGAACTTGGGCCCCAGCCTCTAGCAGCAGGGAGGCCACGGCGGTGCTACAGACCTGCATTAAGGGTCTCCGCCCCCCTTCATCTTGAAGATTAGGATCAGCGCCATCGGCCAACAGCAGAGCCACCTGATCAGCTGAGTCGTCGGCGACAGCACAAAACAAAGGGATTTGCCAAAAGGGCAACGGGCTGCGGGCCATGGTGGTACGTCTGGATAGAGACAGTCCTACTCAAGCCACTGCTTTACGCGCGACAGACTCTTCCAGTCGGGTTTACGAACCAGACCATCGTTGATGCTGTCCATCACTTCCTTTTTCAGATCGTCGGCGACGGTCATAACTTGGCCAGCGATTTCGACATGCTCGCGCACGCCGGGCTTACCCGAGTCGAGCATGGCCACCGCCAGGTTCACCCGTCCTTGAGGATCTTGAGGGTTGAGCTTGACAGCTTTTTGAGCAGCTTTGAGGCCGGCGTTGGGCTTGTCGGTCAGCAGGTAGAGCCAAGCCAGGCAGGCCCAGGCGGCAGCGCTTTTGGGGGCGCGATCGCACACCTCTTTAAATACGGGAATCAGCTCAGCGGGATCTTCGCCCTTTTTGTAGCGCTCGATGCCCTCATCGAACAGGGTTTCTACGGTTTGAGTCATAGTCAATGAACTATCTAAAGCGATATCCAGCAAAGCACAGAATGTAGCCCCGTAGGGTGCCCTTACGCCCCAAAGGACTTACCGCAGCCGCAGGTCTGGACGGCGTTGGGGTTGGTGAACTGAAAACCGCCGCCGATCAGCGCGTCGCTGTAGTCGAGCATGAGACCGTAGAGGTACAGCAGGCTCTTTTTGTCGCAGATCACGCGAAAGCCTTCGTAGTCGTAGACTTCATCGTGCTCGTTGATGTTGGCGGGATCTTCAAAATCCATGGTGTAGGACATGCCAGAGCAGCCGCCCTGGCGTACTCCTACCCGCAGGCAGAGTTCTTTATTGCCCTGGGACTGTTGGAGGGCCTTGACGTGCCGCAGGGCCGTTTCCGACATCAAAATGCCTCTGGTTTGTTCGGTGGCTTGAGCCATTGCAACCTTTCGATGTAAGTACAGCTTCTACCATCATAAACAGAGTCACCCCAACCGCAGCCAGAGCAGCCTAAATTGTTTTGAAATCTAACACTTTCGTCGTCTAGGCTTAGCTGATACCGCCAAGAATTTCTATAGTTTATAGCAACCGCACCGGGCTTCCCCTCCCCGGGAGGGATGCTAGATGAGGTGCAGTGTCTCAATTTAGGGGACTGCACTGAAGGGCACGCGGTTGAGTTGCTGTGGGCAGTTGATGATTAAACTTGGCTATGCTGACCAAAGCCGTGCTCAAGCCAGCGGTAGCTTAACCATCCGTTCCATCTGTCGTTATCGTTAGCCCATGACTCGATTGAACCGCATTACCATCGATCGCCTGAAGCGGTTGCCCCGTGTAGCCAGCGTATGGGAGGGCGATCGCCGTTCGGTGGGCGGTTTGATGGATGACGATGGCGGTCTGCGCCAGCGCCATACCGAAACCAGCGACTGCATTCTCTGGGTTGATAGCAGCCGCGGCGCGGTGCGGGGGCTGACCATTGTGCCCACTACCTGCGGCTACGAGCCAGTGGTGCGCACGCTGTTGCAGGCAATTGAGTCGCCCCAGGGCAACCTCGCCCCAGCGCGGCCCCACAAGATTGTGGTTAGCGATCGCGAAATTCAGTTTTACCTGCGTGGGGCGCTCCAGGGGCTCGATATTGCCATCGACTATGCCCCCGAACTGCCCCTGATCGACGAGCTGTTCAACGCCCTGCAGCAGTCGGCCGAGATGACTGAGGCCGAGCTGCCCCCCCGCTACGCCGAGGCCATGATCGACAAGGCCATGGAGATCTGGGAACTCGCCCCCTGGAACACCCTCAACGAGCAGCAGGTGCTCGCCGTTGAGCTAAACACCTGGGATCTCGATACCCTTTACGTGTCGATGCTGGGCATGGGCGGTGTGGAGTATGGTCTGCTGATGTACCGCTCCCTCGACTCGCTCAAGCAGTTTCGCCAGCGGGTGCTGATGGGGCAGCAGTCGCCTAAACAGATGCAGGAAGCCTTTTTAGAGCAAGACTGTCTGTTTCTCAACTTCGAACTATTTGATGACGAACCCTTTCCCGACATGCCCCAGCCTGTGAGCTGGCTAGCCTCGGCTCCAGAGGCAGTGCAGCCCGACTTTGGCAGCATTCACCCCCTGGAGGGCATGCGCAGCCAGCTCGCCGACGAAGAAGGAGCCACGTTTCTAGTAGTGCTGGAGGCTCTCCAGCGTTTTATCACTCGCTACCGGGCTCAGCTTGAAAAGCCTCCCCTCAAGGCGCTCCAGAGTAGCTATAAAATTCCTAATCCCGAGAAAAATGGCGGTACGTCGCCGTTGAAGGTGACGGTTAAAACCCTGCCTGAAGTGACCGCAGAGCTGGCCGCCGACGACGATGATGCCCTTGGCGACGACGGCCCTGAGGGCCTGGTTAATTTTCCGGTGCTGCGCGATGACTATGTGCCCGAGGGGGCGATCATCATCCTCACCCAGTTTCAGCAGCAGGTGCTCAACGATCTGCGCCATGACGCGGCGATCGCCTTTCAGAACCTAGAGGGCAAATGGACCCACAATGGCACCGCCAACTCCCCCGATCTACCGGTGGTGCTGATTCAGACCTCGCGGCCCAAGGCCAAGACCCTAATCCAGCAGCTGCAACAAGCCCAGGGCGTACAGGCCGTGTGCTTCAACCCCGGCAGCGACCCCTTCAGCGGCGAGGCCTTTGAACTGGGCATGCTGCAAACCGGCGATGGCGAGCTGCACCTATTCGCCGAATACGAAACCAACGGCAGCACCGATCGCCACCTGCTGGAGCGCTGGGATACCTGGCAGAGGGAGTGTAACGGGACTTGTGCGGTTATTATTGCCAGCGGCATTACCGGCAGCAGCAAAGGCAAACCCAGCGTGAAAGATATTTTGGGTGTGTTTGAAGCCCGCTGCAAAACGCCAAAGGATTTGCACCTGCCGCCGCTGATGTTGCAGTACGCGTCGGAGTGGGAGTTGGACTAGGGAAGGTAAGGGGGTGGATGAGTAGAGGGTGGATGGGTAGGTGGAGATATCAGACCCAGTAGTTGTCTAGGAAATTCTGGCGGAGAGGGCTTTGGCTGAGGCATCTATAGGTTGCACTAGTGCTTTTGTGGCCTTGGCCAGCGAGAATTTTGAGCAGTTGGTGGGTTTTTATAGCGAATTGCTTGATCAATCGGCTCGGCCTTACCAGCGCGATCGCTATGCCGAGTTTCAGCTGCCGGGGCTGAGGCTGGTGATCTTTAAGCCCAAAACCGACCAGATCAGCCAGTTTGCCGCTCCTAGCAGTGGCGCAATGAGCCTGTGTTTAGAGGTGACGGATTTGAATGGGGCGATCGCCCATCTCACTCACCTAAGCTATGCACCCCCTGGCCCTGTGCTGACGGCATCCCACGGTCGCGAGGTCTATGCCTACGACCCCGACGGCAATCGGCTGATTTTGCACCAAGGTCTCGCCGAGCAGGGCTGAATGCTTAGCCCACAGAGATTTCTGCCCTAAGATTTCTGGGAAACGTGGCAGTATTGAAAGGGATATGCCCTTTGGGGCTCCTCCGCAACGTATGCCGGTAATCGTGGCCAGGTGGGCTAACCCATGAGACCCCAAGACCCCAACTTTCCTTCAGAAATTCCGCCCATTCCGCCCCCGCGCAACACCGATCAGACGGCGCAAGGGGATGGCGCTGGGCCAGCGTTCCCCAATGACCCCAGTGCTGAGGCTAGGGAGGCGCTACCCCTCGAAGTTGTCGACGATGACGTTGCTGGGCCGGATGGACAAGATTGGGTTGGGGAGGATGCTTTAGCAGAGCCAGTGGTGGGCGATCGTGAAACACGTCCGAAGGACAATCGTGCCTCCAGACTAGCTGCCGAAGCTGCCCCCTACAGCCCCGTCTCAAACAACGGCCGCTCCGCCTCGCCAGACCCGGCCCCCTGGACCGACAGCGACTTAGAAGATTTGGAAGATCCGCTGCCGGTGCCGACCTCAGAGCCCCAGCTCACTGACATTGACCGGCGGCAGATGCCTAACAGAGCCACTGGTTACAAAAATACCCGGCCGGTGGCCCCGGCAGAAGACGTTTGGGCCGATACCGGCATTCCCTACCAACCGAAGGAGCTGGGCGTGGTTGATCAACTGCTGCTGCTGCTGGCCGAGGGGGCAACCCTGTGGAAGAAAGGCCTGCGGT
The sequence above is a segment of the Leptolyngbya subtilissima AS-A7 genome. Coding sequences within it:
- a CDS encoding DUF6930 domain-containing protein; the protein is MTRLNRITIDRLKRLPRVASVWEGDRRSVGGLMDDDGGLRQRHTETSDCILWVDSSRGAVRGLTIVPTTCGYEPVVRTLLQAIESPQGNLAPARPHKIVVSDREIQFYLRGALQGLDIAIDYAPELPLIDELFNALQQSAEMTEAELPPRYAEAMIDKAMEIWELAPWNTLNEQQVLAVELNTWDLDTLYVSMLGMGGVEYGLLMYRSLDSLKQFRQRVLMGQQSPKQMQEAFLEQDCLFLNFELFDDEPFPDMPQPVSWLASAPEAVQPDFGSIHPLEGMRSQLADEEGATFLVVLEALQRFITRYRAQLEKPPLKALQSSYKIPNPEKNGGTSPLKVTVKTLPEVTAELAADDDDALGDDGPEGLVNFPVLRDDYVPEGAIIILTQFQQQVLNDLRHDAAIAFQNLEGKWTHNGTANSPDLPVVLIQTSRPKAKTLIQQLQQAQGVQAVCFNPGSDPFSGEAFELGMLQTGDGELHLFAEYETNGSTDRHLLERWDTWQRECNGTCAVIIASGITGSSKGKPSVKDILGVFEARCKTPKDLHLPPLMLQYASEWELD
- a CDS encoding glyoxalase, encoding MAEASIGCTSAFVALASENFEQLVGFYSELLDQSARPYQRDRYAEFQLPGLRLVIFKPKTDQISQFAAPSSGAMSLCLEVTDLNGAIAHLTHLSYAPPGPVLTASHGREVYAYDPDGNRLILHQGLAEQG
- a CDS encoding tetratricopeptide repeat protein, which codes for MTQTVETLFDEGIERYKKGEDPAELIPVFKEVCDRAPKSAAAWACLAWLYLLTDKPNAGLKAAQKAVKLNPQDPQGRVNLAVAMLDSGKPGVREHVEIAGQVMTVADDLKKEVMDSINDGLVRKPDWKSLSRVKQWLE
- a CDS encoding HesB/IscA family protein — translated: MAQATEQTRGILMSETALRHVKALQQSQGNKELCLRVGVRQGGCSGMSYTMDFEDPANINEHDEVYDYEGFRVICDKKSLLYLYGLMLDYSDALIGGGFQFTNPNAVQTCGCGKSFGA
- a CDS encoding ankyrin repeat domain-containing protein; its protein translation is MARSPLPFWQIPLFCAVADDSADQVALLLADGADPNLQDEGGRRPLMQVCSTAVASLLLEAGAQVHSCDDNNNDAFQHLLAREVGFNFPNEAALLEVLHLLIAHGADPNSAQCWENRTRLYDAAFNEVIDYASSMIQRLLQCGSDPHWGRSPLEGLCSRWNREFDQDIVRSFDLLLEAGCDPKLRGEEGLTLLHLAVAEDWTWNSLGPNYTAMRCLLNSGADPNAVNDEGWTPLMGAVRAYVYDVANVSLVEDLIEAGTNLALQNAEGHTALDIALTALDTCQRLYLRDSDPPELREKEKVRVQRAVECVELLRTASTSPSRPTT